In Centropristis striata isolate RG_2023a ecotype Rhode Island chromosome 5, C.striata_1.0, whole genome shotgun sequence, a single genomic region encodes these proteins:
- the mafba gene encoding transcription factor MafB: MLQQVCAQRWRSQKNYCMKQERREDALVNKSVFATLASTFANLQKSRDGSMSAELSMGPELPSSPLALEYVNDFDLMKFDVKKEGLAGLERNGVRQCNRLQPQGSVSSTPISTPCSSVPSSPSFSPTEQKSHLEEMYWMPNSGYHQQIDPQTLSLTPEDAVEALIGATAHGHPPPPHVQQQLQQQGAFEGYRGPHHHHSHHGHGQQHHHPYAGGIPHHADELSGHPGGHSHPHSQHHHHHSQDPDSPSPVSPDSHQSLHHHRHHHHHHPHGHLSQSGGHHGSGGGLNVEDRFSDDQLVSMSVRELNRHLRGFTKDEVIRLKQKRRTLKNRGYAQSCRFKRVQQKHVLENEKTQLINQVEQLKAEISRLARERDAYKLKCEKLTGSGPNNGFREAGSTSDNPSSPEFFM, encoded by the coding sequence ATGCTACAGCAAGTCTGTGCACAGCGGTGGAGGAGCCAAAAGAACTATTGCATGAAACAAGAAAGGAGAGAAGACGCGCTGGTTAATAAGTCAGTTTTTGCAACGCTCGCAAGTACCTTTGCAAATCTGCAAAAGAGTCGCGACGGCAGCATGAGTGCCGAGCTGAGCATGGGCCCGGAGCTACCCAGCAGCCCTCTGGCTCTGGAATATGTCAACGATTTTGACCTGATGAAGTTTGACGTGAAGAAGGAAGGCCTGGCCGGACTGGAGCGCAACGGGGTCCGCCAGTGTAACCGTCTCCAGCCGCAGGGCTCCGTGTCGTCCACCCCCATCAGTACACCCTGCAGCTCGGTGCCCTCCTCACCCAGCTTCAGCCCCACAGAGCAGAAAAGCCACCTAGAGGAGATGTACTGGATGCCGAACAGCGGGTACCACCAGCAGATCGACCCGCAGACGCTAAGCCTGACCCCGGAGGACGCAGTGGAGGCCCTGATCGGAGCCACAGCTCACGGCCACCCTCCGCCTCCGCACGTccaacagcagctgcagcagcaaggCGCCTTCGAGGGCTACAGGGGCCCGCACCACCACCACAGCCACCACGGCCACGGCCAGCAGCACCATCACCCGTACGCAGGGGGCATCCCGCACCACGCCGACGAACTGTCCGGACACCCGGGCGGACACAGCCACCCACACAgccagcaccaccaccaccacagccAGGACCCCGACAGCCCGTCCCCGGTGTCGCCAGACTCCCACCAGTCGCTCCATCACCACcgccaccatcaccaccaccatccGCACGGCCACCTGAGCCAGTCGGGGGGCCACCACGGCTCCGGGGGCGGGCTCAACGTGGAGGACCGCTTCTCCGACGATCAGCTGGTGTCCATGTCGGTGAGGGAGCTCAACAGACACCTACGGGGCTTCACCAAGGACGAGGTCATCCGCCTCAAGCAGAAGCGGAGGACCCTGAAGAACCGGGGCTACGCGCAGTCCTGCAGGTTCAAGCGGGTGCAGCAGAAGCATGTGCTGGAGAACGAGAAGACGCAGCTGATTAACCAGGTGGAGCAGCTGAAGGCGGAGATCAGCCGGCTGGCGAGGGAGCGGGACGCCTACAAACTCAAGTGTGAGAAACTGACGGGGTCAGGGCCCAATAACGGCTTCCGCGAGGCTGGCTCCACCAGTGACAACCCTTCATCTCCAGAGTTTTTCATGTGA